One window of Anaerolineales bacterium genomic DNA carries:
- a CDS encoding tetratricopeptide repeat protein, giving the protein MSGESAIPLDSFVTFGDLLKYLRRRARLTQREIAIAVNYSEAHISRLEQNQRPPDLAALTALFIPALYLEDEPEIVARLLELAAQARGEEAPRGGILTFSGSARKEVIESLQTEEGVKTNLPLHLTSFIGREREITEIKKLLDPAHGKARLVTLTGSGGCGKTRLALETAGRLTQAYEDGIWLIELAPILDPVLVLQVAATTLHIPESQDSALPGAIIKYLRTKHVLLILDNCEQVVSAAAQLAEDILRACPHAQILATSREILNIPGEIRFRVPSLSLPQDETLLPDNFSSIESVRLFVERAQAAFPPFEFTKDNAPSVAQICRRLDGIPLAIELAAARMTALSIQQIAARLEDSFQILSGGSVTVARHQTLRATIEWSYGLLSEPERTLFERLSVFSGGWTLAAAESVVGDASGLAKGSLLDLLAQLVNKSLVTVEWQSKVETRYKMLQTIHDFARERLDATGETEKLRASHFAYFLKSAELAEPRLFAVESSLDWAEAEIDNLRAALTWALDEGNADFPSEERTRQGLELMAYVWPLWLYRGYLTEGREWMKQLLAAHPFPTLARARALLIRGDFARADGDYTGQMTFIQESLTLAKKHGDKKRIAWALMELAAIDLDHHRYSEAVPLQLESLQLFQELQEELWVCRLCFFLAETYVANGDPESARPYLMQGLEISRALNDNWHTAIGLEGLGNLERLEGRFRQAREFYLESLNLRRGVMDRVGITYLLKAIAQLAASQGQFDRAAMLWGAAEKLHQSLGFLPTPLRERFYTTLIPTARERLGKKFAEAWDTGRAMKLDEAIQYALTPPDEKDSVLFN; this is encoded by the coding sequence GGCTCCTCGAGCTTGCGGCACAAGCGCGCGGCGAGGAAGCGCCACGGGGGGGCATCCTCACTTTTTCAGGCTCCGCTCGAAAGGAGGTCATTGAATCGCTGCAAACGGAAGAGGGTGTGAAAACCAACCTTCCGCTTCATCTCACCAGTTTCATCGGACGCGAGCGTGAGATTACAGAGATCAAAAAACTTCTTGACCCTGCCCACGGAAAAGCCAGGCTGGTCACTCTGACAGGCAGCGGAGGCTGCGGTAAGACGCGGCTGGCGCTCGAGACGGCAGGGCGTCTGACGCAAGCCTATGAAGATGGAATTTGGTTGATCGAGTTGGCTCCCATTCTCGATCCCGTTCTTGTACTGCAAGTTGCAGCCACGACTCTTCACATCCCTGAGTCGCAGGACAGCGCGCTGCCCGGCGCGATCATTAAATACCTGCGGACAAAACATGTTTTGTTGATTCTCGATAACTGCGAACAAGTCGTTTCGGCCGCGGCGCAGCTCGCGGAGGACATCCTGCGCGCCTGCCCGCACGCGCAAATTCTCGCGACGAGCCGCGAGATCCTCAACATCCCCGGCGAAATACGCTTCCGCGTTCCTTCCCTTTCGCTGCCGCAGGATGAAACTTTGCTGCCAGACAACTTCTCAAGTATTGAGTCGGTGCGTTTATTCGTCGAACGCGCCCAGGCGGCTTTTCCGCCTTTTGAATTCACCAAGGATAACGCTCCTTCCGTCGCGCAGATATGCCGCCGACTTGACGGAATCCCGCTTGCAATCGAACTTGCCGCGGCACGGATGACGGCGTTATCGATTCAACAGATCGCGGCGCGCCTGGAAGACAGTTTTCAAATATTGAGCGGGGGAAGCGTCACCGTGGCGCGCCATCAAACCTTGCGAGCGACCATCGAATGGAGTTATGGGTTACTCTCGGAACCTGAGCGGACATTATTTGAAAGGCTTTCTGTATTTTCAGGCGGATGGACACTGGCTGCGGCGGAATCAGTGGTCGGCGATGCATCTGGATTGGCCAAGGGTAGCCTGCTCGATCTACTAGCCCAATTGGTGAACAAATCCCTCGTGACCGTGGAATGGCAGTCAAAAGTGGAAACGCGTTACAAAATGCTCCAAACGATCCATGATTTTGCGCGCGAAAGACTCGATGCCACAGGCGAGACGGAGAAATTACGCGCCTCCCACTTTGCTTATTTCCTGAAATCGGCAGAACTGGCGGAGCCGAGGTTATTTGCGGTCGAGAGTTCGCTGGACTGGGCGGAGGCGGAAATTGACAATCTGCGCGCGGCGCTCACATGGGCGCTCGATGAAGGAAACGCCGACTTTCCCTCCGAAGAGCGCACGCGGCAGGGATTGGAATTGATGGCATACGTGTGGCCGCTGTGGTTGTACCGCGGGTATCTTACCGAGGGCCGTGAATGGATGAAACAGCTTCTGGCGGCGCACCCTTTCCCGACCCTGGCGCGGGCAAGGGCATTGTTAATCAGGGGAGATTTTGCGCGCGCAGACGGCGATTATACGGGACAGATGACGTTCATCCAGGAGTCGTTGACGCTAGCCAAAAAACACGGCGACAAGAAGCGGATTGCCTGGGCGTTGATGGAACTGGCGGCAATCGATCTCGATCACCATCGTTATTCCGAAGCGGTTCCATTGCAGCTCGAAAGCCTGCAACTGTTTCAAGAGTTGCAAGAGGAACTATGGGTTTGCAGGCTTTGCTTTTTCCTGGCTGAGACTTATGTGGCGAACGGGGATCCGGAATCAGCCAGGCCTTACTTGATGCAGGGATTGGAAATTTCTCGCGCCTTGAACGACAACTGGCACACCGCCATTGGGCTGGAAGGATTGGGCAATTTGGAACGCCTGGAAGGGCGCTTTCGTCAAGCCCGCGAATTCTATCTGGAGAGCTTGAATCTCAGGCGGGGGGTCATGGACCGGGTGGGTATCACCTATTTGTTGAAAGCCATCGCGCAACTTGCTGCAAGTCAGGGACAATTCGACCGCGCGGCAATGTTGTGGGGCGCCGCGGAGAAGTTGCATCAGAGCCTGGGTTTCCTGCCCACCCCCTTGCGGGAACGGTTTTACACCACTTTGATCCCAACGGCGCGCGAACGACTGGGAAAGAAATTCGCAGAAGCATGGGATACGGGGAGAGCCATGAAATTGGACGAGGCAATACAGTATGCATTGACACCGCCTGATGAAAAAGATTCCGTTCTGTTTAACTGA